From a single Paenibacillus sp. FSL R5-0345 genomic region:
- a CDS encoding LL-diaminopimelate aminotransferase has translation MSIEQYQDSFIQTNFADRIGGANYGKDTSIYKFEKIKRAKASAKQDFPDIELIDMGVGEPDEMADAGIVAKLAEEAAKEENRGYADNGIAEFKTAAAEYLREVFRVEGIDPVTEVVHSIGSKPALAMLPSCFINPGDITIMTVPGYPVLGTHTKYLGGQVFTVELKKENNFLPDLNEIPEEVAHKAKLLYLNYPNNPTGASATPEFFAEVVAWAKKYDVVVIHDAPYAALTYDGLKPLSFLSVPGAKDVGVELHSLSKSYNMTGWRIGFVAGNPLVVKAFSDVKDNNDSGQFIAIQKAAAYGLAHPEITEAIAAKYSRRHNLLVDALNSLGFQAEKPKGSFFLYVAAPKGVKGGRRFESGEDFSQFLIREKLISTVPWDDAGPFVRFSVTFIAKGEEEERRVISEIQRRLSDVEFEF, from the coding sequence ATGAGTATTGAACAATACCAAGACAGCTTCATTCAGACTAATTTTGCAGACCGCATTGGTGGTGCGAACTATGGCAAAGATACCTCGATTTATAAATTCGAGAAAATCAAACGTGCCAAAGCATCCGCTAAACAGGATTTTCCTGATATTGAATTGATCGACATGGGCGTAGGCGAGCCGGATGAGATGGCTGATGCCGGTATCGTGGCTAAGCTTGCTGAAGAAGCAGCTAAGGAAGAAAACCGTGGTTATGCGGACAATGGAATTGCTGAGTTTAAGACAGCCGCTGCCGAATATTTGCGGGAAGTATTCCGTGTGGAAGGTATTGATCCTGTTACAGAGGTAGTTCACTCTATCGGATCTAAGCCTGCGCTGGCGATGTTGCCTTCTTGCTTTATCAATCCGGGAGATATTACGATTATGACGGTGCCGGGTTATCCAGTGCTGGGTACACATACTAAATACTTGGGTGGACAAGTGTTTACAGTAGAACTGAAGAAGGAGAATAACTTCCTTCCAGATCTCAACGAAATTCCAGAAGAAGTTGCTCATAAAGCTAAGCTTCTTTACTTGAACTATCCAAACAATCCAACGGGCGCTAGCGCGACTCCTGAATTTTTTGCTGAAGTCGTTGCATGGGCTAAAAAATATGATGTAGTCGTTATCCACGATGCGCCATATGCGGCTTTAACCTATGATGGTTTGAAGCCACTTAGCTTCCTCTCTGTGCCGGGTGCGAAGGATGTTGGCGTGGAACTACATTCCTTGTCCAAATCCTACAATATGACAGGCTGGAGAATTGGCTTTGTTGCCGGGAATCCTTTAGTTGTTAAAGCCTTCAGTGATGTGAAGGATAATAATGATTCCGGTCAATTTATTGCGATTCAAAAAGCTGCGGCTTACGGTCTTGCTCATCCAGAGATTACTGAAGCGATTGCGGCCAAGTATTCTCGTCGTCATAACCTGTTGGTTGATGCACTGAACAGCCTCGGCTTCCAAGCTGAGAAACCAAAGGGTTCTTTCTTCCTTTATGTTGCTGCGCCAAAAGGTGTCAAAGGCGGTCGCCGTTTTGAATCTGGTGAAGATTTCTCGCAATTCCTGATCCGTGAGAAGCTAATCTCCACTGTGCCTTGGGATGATGCAGGTCCATTTGTACGTTTCTCCGTTACCTTTATTGCTAAAGGGGAAGAGGAAGAAAGACGTGTCATTTCTGAAATCCAAAGACGCCTAAGCGATGTGGAATTTGAATTTTAA
- a CDS encoding aspartate carbamoyltransferase catalytic subunit produces the protein MTLTKVKERSLLGIKELDRSEITQLLDRTAYWDNQSEKLTPILNSHFISNMFFENSTRTRFSFEMAEKRLGAQVLNFTAAASSVEKGESIYDTVRTLESMGIDAGVVRLKPAGVLQQLAEKVSIPLINAGDGNNEHPTQALLDLYTMTKTFGDLKGLTVSIIGDIMHSRVARSNLWGLTKLGAKVQFCAPENMKAPELMEYAPYVTIEEALKADVVMMLRVQLERHSSGIVLSAEDYRRHYGLTVERAAKLAKDTIIMHPAPVNRNVEIDDAVVECSQSRIFPQMSNGVPVRMAVLERALL, from the coding sequence ATGACGCTTACCAAGGTAAAGGAACGTAGTCTGCTGGGTATAAAAGAGCTTGATCGGTCGGAAATCACCCAATTGCTGGATAGAACAGCATACTGGGACAATCAAAGTGAGAAGCTAACTCCCATTTTGAACTCGCATTTTATTTCTAACATGTTTTTTGAGAACAGCACACGCACACGCTTCTCTTTCGAAATGGCAGAGAAACGACTGGGTGCACAAGTACTTAATTTTACGGCTGCAGCTTCTAGTGTAGAAAAAGGGGAGTCGATCTACGATACAGTACGCACACTGGAATCGATGGGGATCGATGCCGGAGTTGTGCGTTTGAAGCCTGCAGGTGTGCTGCAGCAGTTAGCTGAGAAGGTGTCCATACCGCTTATTAATGCGGGCGACGGCAACAATGAACATCCAACACAAGCGCTGCTTGATCTTTACACCATGACTAAAACGTTTGGAGATTTAAAGGGTCTCACGGTTTCTATTATCGGGGACATCATGCATAGCCGGGTAGCGCGCTCCAATCTATGGGGACTCACAAAGCTGGGAGCTAAAGTGCAATTCTGTGCACCGGAGAATATGAAGGCTCCTGAGCTTATGGAATACGCGCCTTATGTAACTATAGAGGAAGCACTTAAAGCAGATGTAGTCATGATGCTTCGTGTGCAGCTGGAACGCCATTCTTCCGGAATCGTACTTTCCGCAGAGGATTACCGCAGACATTATGGTTTAACGGTAGAACGCGCTGCTAAGCTTGCAAAAGATACAATCATTATGCATCCAGCACCGGTTAACCGGAATGTCGAGATTGATGATGCAGTTGTAGAGTGCAGTCAATCAAGGATTTTCCCGCAAATGTCTAATGGGGTGCCGGTTCGGATGGCAGTTCTCGAAAGAGCTTTACTATAA
- the carA gene encoding glutamine-hydrolyzing carbamoyl-phosphate synthase small subunit, with protein MQARLLLQDGTLFTGTAFGAEGEKTGEVVFNTGITGYQEVLSDPSYCGQIVTMTYPLIGNYGITRDDFESVRPFVHGFVVRRHEEVPSNWRAEYSVDDLLKEYDIPGISEIDTRMLTRIIRHYGTMKAILTTSNKRVEELMEMMGNTTIEELRNQVARTSTASSYSSPGNKERIVLVDYGAKAGILRELNDRGCDVVVVPHDVKAEEVRRLNPDGILLSNGPGDPKDVPHAVKTISELLGEYPIFGICLGHQLFALACGADTEKLKFGHRGGNHPVKELESGRCFITSQNHGYTVNEESVKNTELEVTHINNNDKTVEGIKHTRYPAFSVQYHPEAAPGPHDSSYLFDRFLQMIADHKAKTPVVSRQAQLAANARITAPKTNLQLEAVKGAL; from the coding sequence ATGCAGGCGAGATTGCTGCTGCAAGACGGAACTTTATTTACAGGTACCGCATTTGGCGCTGAAGGCGAAAAGACAGGCGAGGTTGTTTTTAATACAGGAATTACAGGATACCAAGAGGTGCTGTCTGACCCTTCATATTGCGGACAAATCGTTACAATGACTTACCCATTGATCGGGAACTACGGGATTACTCGGGATGACTTTGAATCGGTTAGACCTTTCGTACACGGTTTTGTAGTGCGTCGTCATGAAGAAGTTCCTAGTAACTGGCGTGCTGAATATAGTGTGGACGACTTGCTGAAAGAATACGATATTCCTGGGATCAGCGAGATTGATACTCGGATGTTGACTCGGATTATTCGCCACTACGGAACAATGAAAGCGATCCTGACCACCTCTAACAAACGTGTAGAGGAACTGATGGAAATGATGGGAAATACTACGATTGAGGAATTGCGCAATCAGGTAGCTCGTACATCAACTGCAAGTTCGTACAGCAGCCCAGGCAACAAAGAAAGAATTGTGCTTGTGGATTATGGTGCAAAAGCTGGTATCCTACGTGAACTTAACGACCGTGGTTGTGATGTTGTTGTTGTACCACATGATGTAAAAGCGGAAGAAGTTCGCCGTCTGAACCCAGATGGTATCCTACTGTCTAACGGCCCTGGGGACCCGAAAGATGTGCCTCATGCTGTCAAGACGATTTCCGAATTGCTTGGCGAATATCCGATCTTCGGTATCTGCCTAGGTCATCAGTTGTTTGCGCTGGCTTGCGGAGCAGATACAGAGAAGCTGAAATTCGGTCACCGCGGTGGGAACCACCCTGTGAAGGAACTGGAAAGCGGACGCTGCTTCATCACTTCCCAGAACCATGGTTATACCGTCAATGAGGAATCTGTGAAGAACACTGAACTAGAAGTTACTCACATTAATAATAATGATAAGACTGTTGAAGGAATTAAACATACCCGTTACCCTGCATTTTCGGTGCAATATCATCCGGAAGCAGCGCCAGGACCACATGACAGCAGCTACTTATTTGATCGCTTCCTGCAAATGATTGCAGATCATAAAGCTAAGACACCTGTTGTTTCACGTCAAGCACAACTTGCGGCAAACGCCAGAATCACGGCGCCAAAAACTAACTTACAGCTTGAAGCCGTGAAAGGAGCTCTATAA
- a CDS encoding dihydroorotase, with protein MTVIIRNASVLNEEGLLERKHIVLEEGVISTIIDGNEAAPEAGEIIDAEGKLLIPGLIDMHVHLREPGFEHKETVETGSRSAAKGGFTTIACMPNTRPVTDTPEIVQFVKDKAREAGLVKVLPYAAITKNELGRELTDFAALKEAGAIGYTDDGVGVQSAQMMKDAMNIAASLDMPVIAHCEDNSLVEGCCVAEGEFARKHGLKGIPNESEAIHVGRDILLAEATGVHYHVCHVSTEQSVRLIRQAKEIGIKVTAEVCPHHLLLSEEDIPGLDANWKMNPPLRSRRDVEACIEGLLDGTLDMIVTDHAPHSEEEKAKGMQLAPFGIVGFETAFPLLYTAFVATGKWDLSLLVQRMTADPARVFRLNTGVMDIGAPADLTLIDLEQEKEVDPGSFASKGRNTPFGGWKLKGWPVMTWVDGKAVWTEKN; from the coding sequence ATGACAGTGATTATTAGAAACGCCAGTGTATTGAATGAGGAAGGCTTGTTAGAGCGGAAACATATTGTACTTGAAGAAGGTGTTATCTCGACCATAATCGACGGAAATGAAGCTGCTCCAGAAGCGGGAGAGATCATTGATGCAGAAGGCAAGCTGCTCATTCCAGGGCTCATTGATATGCATGTGCACTTACGCGAACCGGGATTTGAACACAAGGAAACCGTAGAAACCGGAAGTCGCTCGGCTGCCAAAGGCGGATTTACTACCATCGCTTGTATGCCTAATACCCGTCCGGTAACAGATACGCCGGAAATCGTACAATTTGTGAAAGACAAAGCGCGTGAAGCAGGACTTGTTAAAGTACTTCCTTATGCAGCCATTACGAAAAACGAGCTCGGACGTGAGCTGACTGATTTTGCGGCGCTTAAAGAAGCTGGAGCTATCGGTTACACCGACGACGGCGTGGGCGTCCAAAGCGCTCAAATGATGAAAGATGCAATGAACATCGCAGCATCGCTCGATATGCCAGTCATTGCTCACTGCGAGGATAACTCACTGGTTGAAGGCTGCTGTGTAGCCGAAGGTGAGTTCGCAAGAAAGCATGGCCTCAAAGGAATTCCAAATGAGTCGGAAGCCATCCATGTTGGACGCGATATTTTGCTGGCTGAAGCGACAGGCGTTCATTACCATGTATGCCATGTAAGTACTGAACAATCGGTGCGATTGATTCGCCAAGCGAAAGAAATCGGCATTAAAGTTACTGCTGAGGTATGTCCGCATCACTTGCTGCTCTCTGAAGAAGATATTCCAGGCCTAGATGCGAATTGGAAAATGAACCCGCCGCTACGCTCCCGCCGCGATGTTGAGGCATGTATCGAAGGTTTGCTTGACGGCACACTAGATATGATCGTTACGGACCATGCGCCGCATAGTGAGGAAGAGAAGGCTAAAGGCATGCAACTTGCACCTTTTGGTATCGTTGGATTCGAAACAGCTTTTCCACTACTGTACACAGCGTTTGTAGCAACCGGAAAATGGGATTTATCCTTACTAGTACAAAGAATGACCGCTGACCCTGCACGGGTATTCAGACTGAACACCGGTGTGATGGATATCGGAGCTCCTGCAGATTTGACACTGATTGACCTGGAGCAAGAGAAAGAAGTAGACCCAGGATCATTCGCAAGTAAAGGACGTAATACTCCTTTTGGTGGCTGGAAGCTTAAGGGCTGGCCAGTAATGACATGGGTAGACGGCAAAGCCGTATGGACTGAGAAAAACTAG
- the pyrF gene encoding orotidine-5'-phosphate decarboxylase, with the protein MGVGDVEWKAMANRLMIALDYPDVTGARALIDKLEGIPCYMKVGMQLFYAAGPEFIQELKSRGYSVFVDVKMHDIPNTVKGGAQSLTTLGADMFNVHAAGGTAMMAATREGAVSAISANAALKMPLIIAVTQLTSTSQEVMNNEIGIAGEVADTVVRYAKLAADAGLDGVVASPQESAAIAEACGPAFCTVTPGIRPAGASLDDQSRVMTPGKAIRQGSHYLVVGRPITASPDPRQAALNIIEEMTLA; encoded by the coding sequence ATGGGAGTTGGAGATGTAGAGTGGAAAGCAATGGCGAATCGACTGATGATCGCCTTGGATTATCCTGATGTGACTGGAGCAAGAGCCTTGATCGATAAGCTTGAAGGCATTCCTTGCTATATGAAGGTAGGCATGCAGTTGTTCTATGCGGCAGGACCTGAATTTATTCAAGAGCTGAAATCTCGTGGCTATTCTGTGTTCGTCGATGTGAAAATGCATGATATCCCTAACACGGTCAAAGGTGGCGCTCAAAGTCTTACTACTCTTGGCGCTGATATGTTTAACGTACATGCGGCAGGGGGCACAGCTATGATGGCGGCAACACGTGAAGGAGCGGTTTCAGCAATCAGTGCTAATGCTGCACTTAAGATGCCTTTGATTATTGCAGTTACCCAGCTAACCAGTACGAGTCAAGAAGTGATGAATAATGAAATTGGGATCGCAGGTGAGGTAGCGGATACTGTGGTAAGATACGCTAAGCTGGCAGCCGATGCAGGTCTAGACGGCGTAGTGGCTTCACCACAAGAATCTGCAGCTATCGCAGAAGCTTGCGGCCCAGCATTTTGCACGGTTACACCAGGTATTCGACCTGCAGGTGCTTCTCTGGACGATCAGTCCCGGGTTATGACACCTGGAAAAGCCATTCGTCAGGGTAGCCATTACCTTGTTGTAGGACGGCCGATTACAGCTTCACCAGATCCACGTCAAGCAGCACTAAACATTATTGAGGAGATGACCCTAGCATGA
- the carB gene encoding carbamoyl-phosphate synthase large subunit: MPKNDKLKKILVIGSGPIVIGQAAEFDYAGTQACQALKEEGVEVVLINSNPATIMTDTNIADKVYIEPITLEFVTAIIRQERPDGLLPTLGGQTGLNMAVELARAGVLEQENVKLLGTQLDSIEKAEDRDLFRDLMRELEQPVPDSTIITTVDEAMKFAEEIGFPLIVRPAYTLGGTGGGICDNEEELRETVKAGIRYSPIGQCLVEKSIAGMKEVEYEVMRDANDNCIVVCNMENFDPVGVHTGDSIVVAPSQTLSDREYQMLRTASLKIIRALNIEGGCNVQFALDPQSYQYYVIEVNPRVSRSSALASKATGYPIAKMAAKIAMGYTLDEIINPVTGQTYACFEPTLDYIVSKIPRWPFDKFIHANRKLGTQMKATGEVMAIGRTFEESIHKAIRSLEIGVHRFRLPGAETLEESVLRERLAKPDDERLFLIAEAFRRGYGLQEIQDITNVDWWFLSKIEGLINFEDVIRGEETLSAETLYQAKRKGFTDRAIAEIRAEGQADGKFTKEADVRALRLEQGLTPVFKMVDTCAAEFEATTPYYYSTYETENEVIHSDKQKVIVLGSGPIRIGQGIEFDYSTVHAVWAIQKAGYEAVIINNNPETVSTDFNTSDRLYFEPLFFEDVMNVIAQENPIGVIVQFGGQTAINLAAPLSAAGVKILGTSLDSIDEAENRKKFEALLARLDIAQPKGKTVTDVDQAVETAQSLGYPVLVRPSYVLGGRAMEIVYNDTELLSYMVEAVKVNPEHPVLIDRYMLGKEVEVDAICDGETVVIPGIMEHVERAGVHSGDSIAVYPPQYLDEGLKAKIAEITIKIAKELKTIGLVNIQFVIYQNEVYVIEVNPRSSRTVPFLSKVTGIPMAHLATKIILGSKLKDDGYTEGLWPESDYVSVKVPVFSFAKLRRVEPTLGPEMKSTGEVMGRDKLYAKALYKGLIGAGMKIPATGAIIVTVADKDKAEAVELMKGFHSMGYKIIATGGTAQALEEAGLNVMNVNKLDEGAPNILDLIRGGQANFVFNTLTKGKTPERDGFRIRREAVENGVVCMTSLDTVTALLRMLQTINFSSQSMPAFVGQLN, from the coding sequence ATGCCAAAGAACGATAAGCTTAAAAAAATTCTAGTGATCGGTTCCGGACCGATCGTCATCGGTCAAGCCGCGGAGTTTGACTACGCAGGAACTCAGGCTTGCCAAGCCCTTAAAGAAGAAGGCGTGGAAGTCGTACTGATTAACAGCAATCCAGCAACGATTATGACAGATACAAATATCGCAGATAAAGTGTACATCGAGCCTATTACGCTTGAATTCGTAACTGCGATTATTCGCCAGGAACGTCCGGATGGCTTGCTTCCAACGCTGGGCGGTCAAACCGGCCTGAACATGGCTGTAGAATTGGCTCGTGCAGGTGTACTTGAGCAAGAGAATGTTAAGCTTCTTGGTACACAGCTTGATTCCATCGAGAAAGCAGAAGATCGCGATTTGTTCCGTGATCTAATGCGTGAATTGGAACAGCCTGTACCAGATAGCACGATTATTACTACTGTAGATGAAGCAATGAAATTCGCTGAGGAAATTGGTTTCCCTCTGATTGTTCGTCCAGCTTATACACTTGGCGGCACAGGCGGCGGGATCTGCGATAATGAAGAAGAACTGCGTGAAACCGTTAAAGCAGGTATTCGTTATAGCCCGATCGGACAATGTCTGGTTGAGAAGAGTATTGCCGGCATGAAGGAAGTTGAATATGAGGTTATGCGTGATGCTAATGACAACTGTATCGTTGTCTGCAACATGGAAAACTTTGATCCTGTAGGCGTACATACAGGTGACAGTATTGTTGTGGCACCTAGCCAGACGTTGTCAGATCGCGAATATCAAATGCTGCGTACAGCTTCGCTCAAAATCATCCGTGCCCTGAATATTGAGGGTGGATGTAACGTACAGTTCGCACTTGATCCACAAAGCTATCAATATTATGTAATCGAAGTAAACCCGCGTGTCAGCCGTTCCTCGGCTTTGGCTTCCAAAGCAACTGGATATCCAATTGCCAAAATGGCTGCCAAAATCGCAATGGGTTACACGCTGGATGAAATCATCAATCCGGTTACCGGACAGACCTATGCATGCTTCGAGCCTACACTTGACTATATCGTAAGTAAAATTCCACGCTGGCCGTTCGACAAGTTCATTCACGCGAACCGTAAGCTGGGTACGCAAATGAAAGCGACAGGCGAAGTAATGGCGATCGGCCGTACTTTTGAAGAGTCGATTCATAAAGCGATTCGTTCCTTGGAAATTGGTGTACACCGTTTCCGTCTGCCAGGTGCAGAGACATTGGAAGAGAGCGTACTGCGTGAACGTCTTGCGAAGCCTGACGATGAGCGTCTGTTCCTGATTGCTGAAGCTTTCCGTCGTGGTTACGGGTTGCAAGAGATCCAGGATATTACGAACGTAGACTGGTGGTTCCTCTCCAAAATTGAAGGTTTGATTAACTTTGAAGATGTGATTCGCGGTGAAGAAACGTTGTCTGCGGAAACTCTATACCAAGCGAAACGCAAGGGCTTTACAGACCGTGCAATTGCTGAGATTCGTGCAGAAGGACAAGCGGACGGCAAGTTTACTAAAGAAGCGGATGTGCGCGCGCTACGTTTGGAGCAAGGTTTAACACCTGTGTTCAAAATGGTAGATACTTGTGCGGCTGAGTTCGAAGCTACTACACCTTACTACTACTCGACTTATGAGACTGAGAACGAAGTCATTCATTCTGACAAGCAAAAGGTTATTGTGCTGGGATCTGGTCCAATCCGGATCGGTCAGGGGATTGAGTTCGATTACTCTACAGTGCATGCAGTATGGGCTATTCAGAAGGCTGGATATGAAGCGGTTATCATCAATAATAACCCTGAGACGGTATCTACAGACTTCAATACTTCGGACCGGTTGTATTTTGAACCACTATTCTTCGAAGATGTTATGAACGTAATTGCACAAGAAAATCCGATTGGGGTTATCGTTCAATTCGGTGGTCAGACTGCGATTAACCTTGCGGCACCTCTAAGTGCTGCTGGTGTGAAGATTCTCGGAACTAGTCTTGACAGCATTGATGAAGCTGAGAACCGTAAGAAATTCGAAGCATTGCTGGCTCGTCTTGATATCGCTCAACCGAAGGGTAAGACAGTTACAGACGTGGATCAAGCCGTAGAAACTGCACAATCCCTTGGATATCCGGTGCTGGTTCGTCCTTCCTACGTACTAGGCGGACGTGCAATGGAAATTGTATATAACGATACTGAACTGCTCAGCTACATGGTAGAAGCGGTGAAAGTGAATCCAGAGCATCCGGTATTGATTGACCGTTACATGTTAGGTAAAGAGGTTGAGGTAGACGCGATTTGTGACGGTGAGACAGTAGTTATTCCAGGTATCATGGAACATGTCGAGCGTGCAGGTGTTCACTCCGGTGACTCCATCGCTGTATATCCTCCGCAATATCTGGATGAAGGTCTGAAAGCGAAAATTGCCGAAATCACTATCAAGATCGCTAAGGAACTGAAGACGATTGGACTGGTTAACATCCAGTTTGTTATCTATCAGAACGAAGTGTACGTAATCGAAGTAAATCCGCGCTCCTCGCGTACGGTTCCTTTCCTGAGCAAGGTGACAGGAATCCCAATGGCGCATTTGGCAACCAAGATCATTCTGGGCAGCAAGCTGAAGGATGACGGTTATACAGAAGGTTTGTGGCCGGAAAGCGATTATGTATCGGTTAAAGTGCCGGTGTTCTCTTTTGCTAAACTGCGCAGAGTAGAACCTACACTCGGACCTGAAATGAAATCAACCGGTGAAGTTATGGGCCGTGATAAATTGTACGCCAAAGCTTTATACAAAGGTCTGATCGGAGCAGGGATGAAAATTCCAGCTACAGGCGCTATCATCGTTACGGTGGCGGATAAGGATAAAGCAGAAGCTGTAGAACTTATGAAAGGCTTCCACTCCATGGGTTACAAAATCATTGCTACTGGAGGCACGGCACAAGCGCTTGAAGAAGCAGGCCTCAACGTAATGAATGTGAATAAACTGGATGAAGGTGCGCCAAACATTCTCGACTTGATTCGTGGCGGGCAAGCCAACTTCGTCTTTAATACACTGACTAAAGGCAAAACACCAGAACGTGACGGATTCCGTATCCGCCGTGAAGCGGTTGAGAATGGCGTCGTATGTATGACTTCACTGGATACAGTAACTGCACTTCTCAGAATGCTGCAGACGATTAACTTCTCGTCACAGTCCATGCCTGCTTTTGTCGGACAATTGAACTAA
- the pyrR gene encoding bifunctional pyr operon transcriptional regulator/uracil phosphoribosyltransferase PyrR, translated as MVTEKNVIMDETAIRRALSRIAHEILEKNKGIENCLLVGIRTRGVYLAQRIAERIKEIEGVEIPYGELDITHYRDDREVGGSEAVVKSNVIITSGSDGIHDKKVILFDDVLYTGRTIRAAMDALMDCGRPRMIQLAVLADRGHRELPIRPDYIGKNVPTSKHEQIEVALKEYDGKDEVYIISNREER; from the coding sequence ATGGTTACTGAGAAAAATGTAATTATGGACGAAACGGCGATCCGCCGGGCATTATCCCGTATTGCTCATGAGATTTTGGAGAAAAACAAAGGAATTGAGAATTGTCTACTGGTGGGTATCCGGACAAGAGGCGTATATCTGGCACAGCGCATCGCTGAGCGTATCAAGGAAATTGAAGGCGTCGAGATTCCTTACGGCGAACTCGACATCACACATTATCGGGATGACCGTGAAGTAGGAGGCAGTGAAGCTGTAGTGAAGAGTAACGTCATTATTACTTCCGGCAGTGATGGCATCCATGATAAGAAGGTCATTTTGTTCGACGATGTGCTTTACACCGGACGCACGATCCGCGCGGCGATGGATGCTTTGATGGATTGCGGACGCCCACGAATGATTCAACTGGCAGTACTGGCTGACCGTGGACACCGCGAGCTGCCAATCCGGCCGGACTACATCGGTAAGAATGTACCTACCTCAAAGCATGAGCAGATTGAAGTGGCGCTGAAGGAATACGACGGCAAAGACGAGGTCTACATTATTTCAAACCGGGAGGAACGATAA